A genomic stretch from Ovis canadensis isolate MfBH-ARS-UI-01 breed Bighorn chromosome 5, ARS-UI_OviCan_v2, whole genome shotgun sequence includes:
- the LOC138441662 gene encoding olfactory receptor 1f45-like: MDNQTQVSEFILLGLSQQPLQRQVLFSLSFILYLSGCLGNLLTILAIILDPHLHSPMYFFLSNLSLLDICFTSTTTPKMLVNHLCGLTTISFSACLAQMYFFIAFGAADSMLLSAMAYDRYLAICRPLHYMTIMSVLRCTLLVVIPWISANLISMVHTLLMSHLSFCTNRILHFFCDLNALIKLSCSDTQVNEMLVLVLGGPVVLISFVCIMASYTPIAVTVWKVPSAQGRWKVFSTCGSHLCVVCLFYGTIIGVYFNPESTHTTQRDMAATVMYTMVTPMLNPFIYSLRNRDLKGALRKLLLSKNPFAQPL; the protein is encoded by the coding sequence ATGGACAATCAGACCCAAGTCTCTGAATTCATCCTCCTCGGCCTCTCCCAGCAGCCCCTGCAGAGGCAGGTGCTCTTCAGCCTGTCCTTCATTCTGTATTTGAGTGGGTGCCTGGGGAATCTTCTCACCATCCTGGCCATCATCTTGGACCCTCACCTCCACAGccccatgtatttcttcctcaGCAACTTATCTCTTCTTGACATCTGCTttacctccaccaccacccccaagatGCTGGTGAACCATCTGTGTGGGCTCACCACCATCTCCTTCTCAGCTTGCCTGGCCCAGATGTATTTCTTCATCGCCTTTGGGGCAGCCGACAGCATGCTTCTCTCAGCCATGGCTTATGACCGCTACCTGGCCATCTGCCGCCCACTGCACTACATGACAATCATGAGTGTCCTTCGGTGTACTTTGCTGGTGGTGATACCCTGGATCTCAGCCAACCTCATCTCCATGGTCCACACTCTCCTGATGTCTCACTTGTCCTTTTGCACTAATAGGATCCTGCACTTCTTCTGTGACCTCAATGCCTTGATCAAGCTTTCCTGCTCTGACACCCAAGTCAATGAGATGCTGGTGCTGGTCCTTGGGGGCCCAGTGGTTCTCATCTCTTTTGTGTGCATCATGGCCTCCTATACACCCATTGCTGTGACTGTGTGGAAGGTGCCTTCTGCTCAGGGCAGATGGAAAGTGTTCTCCACATGTGGCTCTCACCTTTGTGTTGTCTGTCTCTTCTATGGGACTATCATCGGGGTCTACTTCAACCCTGAATCTACACACACCACCCAGAGGGACATGGCAGCCACAGTGATGTACACCATGGTcacccccatgctgaaccccttcatctacaGCCTGAGGAACCGAGATCTGAAGGGAGCCCTCCGGAAGCTTCTTCTCAGCAAGAACCCCTTTGCCCAGCCTCTTTAA
- the LOC138441663 gene encoding olfactory receptor 10H1-like, whose translation MQGANFSAVTEFILIGFSTFPHLQLMFFLLFLLMYLFTLLGNLLIMATVWRERSLHTPMYLFLCALSTSEVLYTFAIIPRMLADLLSTDRSISFRACASQMLFSFMFGFTHSFLLTVMGYDRYMAICHPLRYNVLMSPRGCACLVAWSWAGGSVMGFLVTSIVFHLPFCGPHVIHHFFCHVPPLVKLACGDNISTVAMGVGLVCIAALLGCGLLILLSYAFIVAAILRIPSAEGRHKAFSTCASHLTVVVVHYGFASVIYFKPKGPQSLEGDTLMGITYTALTPFLSPIIFSLRNKELKEAVKKTFLSKLFLHRS comes from the coding sequence ATGCAAGGAGCCAACTTCTCAGCAGTGACTGAATTCATCCTCATCGGCTTCTCCACCTTCCCCCACCTTCAGCTGATGttcttccttctgttcctgctgaTGTATCTGTTCACGCTGCTGGGGAACCTGCTCATCATGGCCACCGTCTGGAGGGAGCGCagcctccacacccccatgtacctCTTCCTGTGCGCCCTCTCCACCTCCGAGGTCCTCTACACCTTCGCCATCATCCCGCGCATGCTGGCCGACCTGCTCTCCACCGACCGCTCCATCTCCTTCAGGGCCTGTGCCAGCCAGATGCTCTTCTCCTTCATGTTTGGCTTCACCCACTCCTTCCTGCTCACCGTCATGGGCTACGACCGCTACATGGCCATCTGCCACCCCCTGCGCTACAACGTGCTCATGAGCCCCCGGGGCTGCGCCTGCCTGGTGGCCTGGTCCTGGGCTGGAGGCTCAGTCATGGGGTTTCTGGTGACATCTATCGTTTTCCACCTCCCCTTCTGTGGCCCTCATGTGATCCACCATTTTTTCTGCCACGTGCCTCCGCTAGTGAAGTTGGCCTGTGGGGACAACATCTCTACCGTGGCCATGGGCGTGGGCCTGGTGTGTATCGCTGCCCTGCTGGGCTGTGGTCTCCTCATCCTGCTCTCTTACGCCTTCATCGTGGCCGCCATCTTGAGGATCCCTTCAGCCGAGGGCCGGCACAAAGCCTTCTCCACGTGTGCGTCCCACCTCACCGTGGTGGTTGTGCACTACGGCTTTGCCTCTGTCATCTACTTCAAGCCCAAGGGTCCCCAGTCTCTGGAAGGAGACACGCTGATGGGCATCACCTACACGGCCCTCACTCCCTTCCTGAGCCCCATTATCTTCAGTCTCAGGAACAAGGAGCTGAAGGAAGCCGTGAAGAAGACCTTCCTCAGCAAGCTCTTTCTCCATAGATCCTGA